A window of Dissulfurirhabdus thermomarina contains these coding sequences:
- the rodA gene encoding rod shape-determining protein RodA has protein sequence MDRRVFAHVDGWLLFAACGLACLGFVNLHSASVAAGHAYHWRQLQWFCLGAGGALALFWMDYRLLAAYTAHLYLGTVALLALVLVAGKAVGGSQRWLSLGFLNFQPSELAKLTLVVVLASYFYNEQHETYRIRDLWRPALLVLVPAVLVYLEPDLGTAILYLAIFGSMVFLARLRASSVLILAGLAMVAMPLVWKLLKPYQRRRIETFLNPESDPLHAGYHVLQSKIAVGSGQVLGKGYMAGTQAHLNFLPEIHTDFAFSVWAEEWGFVGSLVMLVLFTLLLYRGLLAAAEAKDRFGAFLAFGITALFFWQFLINVGMVLGLMPVVGIPLPLVSYGGSSVLVSLAGIGLLLNVRARRFVF, from the coding sequence ACGGCTGGTTGCTCTTCGCCGCGTGCGGCCTGGCCTGCCTGGGGTTCGTGAACCTCCACAGCGCCAGCGTGGCCGCGGGCCATGCCTACCACTGGCGCCAGCTCCAGTGGTTCTGCCTGGGGGCGGGGGGCGCCCTCGCCCTCTTCTGGATGGATTACCGGCTGCTGGCCGCCTACACGGCCCACCTCTACCTCGGCACCGTGGCCCTCCTGGCCCTCGTCCTGGTGGCCGGGAAGGCGGTGGGCGGATCCCAGCGATGGCTCTCCCTTGGCTTCCTGAACTTCCAGCCCTCGGAACTGGCCAAGCTCACCCTGGTGGTGGTCCTGGCCAGCTACTTCTACAACGAACAGCACGAGACCTACCGGATCCGGGACCTGTGGCGCCCGGCCCTCTTGGTCCTGGTGCCGGCGGTCCTGGTCTACCTGGAACCGGATCTCGGGACAGCCATCCTCTACCTGGCCATCTTCGGGTCCATGGTCTTCCTGGCGAGGCTCCGGGCCTCCTCGGTGTTGATCCTCGCGGGGCTCGCCATGGTGGCCATGCCGCTGGTCTGGAAGCTGCTCAAGCCGTACCAGCGCCGGCGCATCGAGACCTTTCTCAACCCGGAGAGCGATCCCCTTCACGCCGGCTACCACGTCCTCCAGTCCAAGATCGCCGTCGGGTCGGGCCAGGTCCTCGGCAAGGGCTACATGGCGGGGACGCAGGCCCACCTCAACTTCCTGCCGGAGATCCACACGGACTTCGCCTTCTCGGTCTGGGCCGAGGAATGGGGCTTCGTGGGATCCCTGGTCATGCTGGTCCTCTTCACCCTCCTCCTCTACCGGGGGCTCCTGGCCGCGGCCGAGGCCAAGGACCGGTTCGGGGCCTTCCTCGCCTTCGGGATCACCGCCCTCTTCTTCTGGCAGTTCCTGATCAACGTGGGCATGGTCCTCGGGCTCATGCCGGTGGTGGGAATCCCGCTGCCCCTGGTGAGTTACGGGGGGTCCTCGGTCCTGGTTTCCCTGGCGGGGATCGGGCTGCTCCTCAACGTCCGGGCCCGGCGGTTCGTTTTTTGA
- a CDS encoding ATP synthase F0 subunit B has protein sequence MIDLDISLWIELVSMLVLMFLLNAMLYKPIRRLLEEREARMAAIRSDVEKFRRNAEQLLADYSRKLDEARRSGLAEREGRKKEAREEERRLLETSAKETEVRKQQMLTELHAQIGKAREELRAQVENFAAEIAQKLLGRAV, from the coding sequence ATGATAGATCTAGACATTTCCCTGTGGATCGAGCTCGTCTCCATGCTGGTGTTGATGTTCCTCCTGAACGCCATGCTCTACAAGCCGATCCGGCGCCTGCTCGAGGAGCGGGAGGCCCGGATGGCCGCCATCCGGAGCGACGTCGAGAAGTTCCGCCGGAACGCCGAGCAGCTCCTGGCCGACTACAGCCGCAAGCTCGACGAGGCGCGCCGGTCCGGCCTGGCGGAGCGGGAAGGGCGCAAGAAGGAGGCCCGGGAGGAGGAACGCCGGCTGCTCGAGACCAGCGCCAAGGAGACCGAGGTGCGCAAGCAGCAGATGCTCACCGAGCTTCATGCCCAGATCGGCAAGGCGCGCGAGGAGCTTCGGGCCCAGGTGGAGAACTTCGCGGCGGAGATCGCGCAGAAGTTGCTGGGGAGGGCCGTTTGA
- the atpF gene encoding F0F1 ATP synthase subunit B, giving the protein MRRNGFRAAAAALVTLVGLVLLLPVAWPAAGVAVGGHGVALAAEHEAGVVDVETHGEAAGHGEGHHGVTHSQLMNFIWHCLNFAIMVVVLVHFLRKPITESLRGRREGIRQAFEDLEAKRVEAERQYAEYERRLANMEEEAARIRQAFVEQGQAEKEKIVAQAREAAERIRAQAEFYVQQELAKARQQLQAEVADMAVRMAEELVRKNLTPEDHRRLISDYLERVVQN; this is encoded by the coding sequence ATGAGACGCAATGGGTTCCGGGCGGCCGCGGCCGCCCTGGTGACGTTGGTGGGGCTGGTGCTGTTGCTGCCGGTGGCTTGGCCGGCGGCGGGCGTTGCGGTCGGCGGGCACGGCGTGGCCCTGGCCGCGGAGCACGAGGCCGGGGTCGTGGACGTGGAGACCCATGGCGAGGCGGCGGGCCACGGCGAGGGGCACCACGGTGTCACCCACTCGCAGCTCATGAACTTCATCTGGCACTGCCTGAACTTCGCCATCATGGTGGTGGTGCTGGTCCACTTCCTCCGCAAGCCCATTACGGAGTCTCTCCGGGGTCGGCGGGAGGGGATCCGCCAGGCCTTCGAGGATCTCGAGGCCAAGCGGGTCGAGGCGGAGCGGCAGTACGCCGAGTACGAGCGGCGCCTGGCCAACATGGAAGAAGAGGCGGCGCGGATCCGGCAGGCCTTCGTGGAGCAGGGCCAGGCGGAGAAGGAGAAGATCGTCGCGCAGGCCCGGGAGGCCGCCGAGCGGATCCGGGCCCAGGCGGAATTCTACGTCCAGCAGGAACTCGCCAAGGCGCGTCAGCAGCTCCAGGCCGAGGTCGCCGACATGGCGGTGCGGATGGCCGAGGAGCTGGTCCGGAAGAACCTGACCCCGGAGGACCACCGGCGCCTCATCTCTGACTATCTGGAAAGGGTGGTGCAGAATTGA
- the atpH gene encoding ATP synthase F1 subunit delta yields MISTVVARRYAKALFAIAKEEGTLEEMYRVLGEIHGFLADSPEVEAALSSPVLPMELKHKAVQEIIKAFGVQGTLARFLELLVDRRRIQHLGLIAECYQELMDEEMNVVRAVVRTAVPLPDDLKARVSEALARVSGKEVKLELREDPSVIAGVVAQIGDKVLDGSIASQLQGFKESIERGELG; encoded by the coding sequence TTGATTAGCACGGTCGTTGCCCGACGGTATGCCAAGGCCCTCTTCGCCATCGCGAAGGAGGAGGGGACCCTGGAGGAGATGTACCGGGTCCTCGGCGAGATCCACGGTTTTCTCGCCGACAGCCCCGAGGTGGAGGCGGCGCTCTCCAGCCCGGTGCTGCCCATGGAACTCAAGCACAAGGCCGTCCAGGAGATCATCAAGGCCTTCGGGGTCCAGGGGACGCTGGCCCGCTTCCTCGAGCTCCTGGTGGATCGGCGCCGGATCCAGCACCTGGGCCTCATCGCCGAGTGCTACCAGGAGCTGATGGACGAAGAGATGAACGTCGTCAGGGCGGTGGTCCGCACGGCGGTGCCGCTGCCCGACGATCTCAAGGCACGGGTATCCGAGGCCCTTGCACGCGTGAGCGGCAAGGAGGTCAAGCTCGAGCTCCGGGAAGATCCTTCCGTCATTGCGGGCGTGGTCGCGCAGATCGGCGACAAGGTCTTGGACGGGAGCATCGCGAGCCAGCTGCAGGGCTTCAAAGAATCCATCGAGAGGGGTGAGCTGGGATAA
- the atpA gene encoding F0F1 ATP synthase subunit alpha, producing MAQINASEISDIIKKQIKDYEKAIDLAETGTVLSVGDNIARVYGVRNCMAMELLEFPGGIMGVALNLEQDNVGVAVMGSVEHIKEGDIVKRTGKIAQVPVGEALLGRVVDALGNPIDGKGPINATEFNRIEMKAPGVIDRKSVHEPCYTGLKAIDAMTPVGRGQRELIIGDRQIGKTAIGVDAIIAQKETDVYCIYVAIGQKQSTVALVVEALRRAGAMEYTTVVAASASEPASLQYLAAFSGCAMGEYFRDNGKHALIIYDDLSKQAVAYRELSLLLRRPPGREAYPGDIFYNHSRLLERAAKLNDELGAGSLTALPIIETQQGDVSAYIPTNVISITDGQVYLEPSLFFSGIRPAVNVGLSVSRVGGAAQVKAMKQVAGTLRLDLAQYRELAAFAQFGSDLDKATQRQLNRGARLVEILKQPQYQPLPMEKQVLILFAGTRGHLDELPVEVLGDFEKELYDFVGQKHGDIYTELKEKQAIDEGLEQKMTAAIQEFVKEFRANRNI from the coding sequence ATGGCACAGATCAACGCATCCGAAATCAGTGACATCATAAAGAAGCAGATCAAGGACTACGAGAAGGCCATCGACCTCGCCGAGACCGGGACGGTGCTCTCGGTGGGCGACAACATCGCCCGCGTCTACGGGGTGCGCAACTGCATGGCCATGGAGCTGCTCGAGTTCCCCGGGGGCATCATGGGGGTGGCGCTCAACCTCGAGCAGGACAACGTGGGCGTCGCCGTCATGGGCAGCGTCGAGCACATCAAGGAGGGCGACATCGTCAAGCGGACGGGGAAGATCGCCCAGGTGCCGGTGGGCGAGGCCCTGCTCGGCCGCGTGGTGGACGCCCTCGGCAACCCCATCGACGGCAAGGGGCCCATCAACGCCACAGAGTTCAACCGGATCGAGATGAAGGCCCCCGGCGTCATCGACCGCAAGTCCGTGCACGAGCCCTGCTACACGGGGCTCAAGGCCATCGACGCCATGACGCCGGTGGGCCGCGGGCAGCGGGAGCTCATCATCGGCGACCGCCAGATCGGCAAGACCGCCATCGGCGTGGACGCCATCATCGCGCAGAAGGAGACGGACGTCTACTGCATCTACGTGGCCATCGGGCAGAAGCAGTCCACGGTGGCCCTGGTGGTGGAGGCCCTGCGCCGGGCCGGCGCCATGGAGTACACCACGGTGGTGGCCGCCAGCGCCAGTGAGCCGGCCTCCCTCCAGTATCTTGCGGCCTTCTCCGGCTGCGCCATGGGCGAGTACTTCCGTGACAACGGCAAGCACGCCCTCATCATCTACGACGACCTCTCCAAGCAGGCCGTGGCCTACCGCGAGCTGTCCCTCCTGCTCCGGCGGCCGCCGGGACGCGAGGCCTACCCGGGCGACATCTTCTACAACCACTCCCGGCTCCTCGAGCGGGCGGCCAAGCTCAACGACGAGCTCGGGGCGGGGTCCCTCACGGCGCTCCCCATCATCGAGACCCAGCAGGGCGACGTGTCGGCCTACATCCCGACCAACGTGATCTCCATCACCGACGGGCAGGTCTACTTGGAGCCGTCGCTGTTCTTCAGCGGCATCCGCCCGGCGGTCAATGTCGGCCTCTCGGTCTCCCGGGTCGGGGGCGCGGCCCAGGTGAAGGCCATGAAGCAGGTGGCCGGCACCTTGCGGCTGGACCTGGCCCAGTACCGCGAGCTGGCCGCCTTCGCCCAGTTCGGCAGCGACCTCGACAAGGCCACCCAGCGGCAGCTCAACCGCGGCGCCCGCCTGGTGGAGATCCTGAAGCAGCCCCAGTATCAGCCGCTTCCCATGGAGAAGCAGGTGCTCATCCTCTTCGCCGGCACCCGCGGCCACCTCGACGAGCTGCCGGTGGAGGTCCTGGGGGACTTCGAGAAGGAGCTCTACGACTTCGTGGGCCAGAAGCACGGGGACATCTACACGGAGCTCAAGGAGAAGCAGGCCATCGACGAGGGCCTCGAGCAGAAGATGACTGCGGCCATCCAGGAGTTCGTGAAGGAATTCCGGGCCAACCGGAACATCTAA
- the atpG gene encoding ATP synthase F1 subunit gamma → MAALKDIKIKITGVKKTQQITKAMNMVAAAKLRGAQARMEDFRPYADKFRAVMGDLAGGASSNAFPLMAVREVRKVLLVLISSDRGLCGAFNTNLIHTAEKFLAAQEEQGREVALVCVGRKGAAYFGKSRFPVVSKTIDVMGNVQMFNARQVAQEVIRLFLEEAADEVHLLFSRFVNPAVQRPTVQRLLPITSEGLGEGGGEEGPAAAYTYEPEPERILNQLMPMYVNVQLMHAMLETAASEQGARMTAMDNATRACKDMIDSLSLVYNKARQAAITTELMDIVGGAEALKG, encoded by the coding sequence ATGGCTGCGCTGAAGGACATCAAGATCAAGATCACCGGGGTCAAGAAGACCCAGCAGATCACCAAGGCCATGAACATGGTGGCCGCGGCGAAGTTGCGGGGCGCCCAGGCCCGCATGGAAGACTTTCGGCCCTACGCCGACAAGTTCCGGGCCGTCATGGGGGATCTCGCCGGGGGGGCCAGTTCCAACGCCTTCCCGCTGATGGCCGTCCGGGAGGTCCGAAAGGTCCTCCTGGTGCTCATCTCCTCCGACCGCGGCCTCTGCGGGGCCTTCAACACCAACCTCATCCATACGGCAGAGAAATTCCTGGCGGCCCAGGAGGAGCAGGGCCGCGAGGTGGCCCTGGTGTGTGTGGGGCGCAAGGGGGCCGCCTACTTCGGGAAGAGCCGTTTCCCGGTGGTCTCCAAGACCATCGACGTCATGGGCAACGTCCAGATGTTCAACGCCCGGCAGGTGGCCCAGGAGGTGATCCGGCTCTTCCTGGAAGAGGCCGCCGACGAGGTCCATCTCCTCTTCAGCCGGTTCGTCAACCCGGCCGTCCAGCGGCCCACGGTGCAGCGGCTTCTGCCCATCACCAGCGAGGGGCTCGGCGAAGGCGGCGGAGAGGAGGGGCCGGCCGCGGCCTACACCTACGAGCCGGAGCCGGAACGGATCCTGAACCAGCTCATGCCCATGTACGTGAACGTGCAGCTCATGCACGCCATGCTGGAGACGGCCGCCAGCGAGCAGGGCGCCCGGATGACCGCCATGGACAACGCGACCCGGGCGTGCAAGGACATGATCGACAGCCTCTCCCTGGTGTACAACAAGGCCCGGCAGGCCGCCATCACCACGGAACTCATGGACATCGTGGGCGGCGCCGAGGCACTCAAGGGATGA
- the atpD gene encoding F0F1 ATP synthase subunit beta, with translation MAEQTAGVGKIAQVIGPVVDVEFEPGKLPAILNGLAVTNPAIDDTKDNLIIEVAQHLGDNMVRCIAMDTTDGLVRGMDARDTGGPIEIPVGPPTLGRVLNVIGRPVDGLGEVKSDHKLPIHRPAPPFVEQDTTVNVLETGIKVIDLLVPFPRGGKMGLFGGAGCGKTVIMMEMVHNIAMQHGGISVFCGAGERTREGNDLYMEMKESGVLPKAALIYGQMTEPPGARARIGLTGLTAAEYFRDEEGQDVLFFIDNIFRFTQAGSEVSALLGRIPSAVGYQPTLATDLGALQERITSTTKGSITAVECVYVPADDLTDPAPATTFAHLDGTVVLSRQIAELGIYPAVDPLDSTSRILDPNVLGEDHYYVARQVQQTLQKYKDLQDIIAILGMDELSDEDKLTVQRARKIQRFLSQPFHVAETFTGMPGKYCKVEDTVRGFKEILEGKHDDLPEQAFYMVGTIEEAVEKAKKAQS, from the coding sequence ATGGCTGAGCAAACTGCAGGAGTCGGAAAGATCGCCCAGGTCATCGGGCCTGTCGTCGACGTGGAGTTCGAGCCGGGGAAGCTTCCGGCCATCCTGAACGGTCTGGCGGTGACCAACCCGGCCATCGACGACACCAAGGACAACCTCATCATCGAGGTGGCGCAGCACCTCGGCGACAACATGGTGCGGTGCATCGCCATGGACACCACCGACGGCCTCGTCCGGGGCATGGACGCCCGTGACACGGGCGGCCCCATCGAGATCCCGGTGGGCCCCCCCACCCTGGGCCGCGTCCTGAACGTGATCGGCCGCCCGGTGGACGGCCTCGGCGAGGTCAAGTCCGACCACAAGCTGCCGATCCACCGCCCGGCCCCGCCCTTCGTGGAGCAGGACACCACGGTCAACGTCCTCGAGACGGGGATCAAGGTCATCGACCTCCTGGTGCCCTTCCCCCGGGGCGGCAAGATGGGGCTCTTCGGCGGCGCCGGCTGCGGCAAGACCGTCATCATGATGGAGATGGTCCACAACATCGCCATGCAGCACGGCGGCATCTCCGTCTTCTGCGGCGCCGGGGAGCGCACCCGCGAGGGTAACGACCTCTACATGGAGATGAAGGAATCCGGCGTCCTCCCCAAGGCCGCCCTCATCTACGGGCAGATGACCGAGCCGCCGGGGGCGCGGGCGCGGATCGGGCTCACGGGCCTCACCGCCGCCGAGTACTTCCGCGACGAGGAGGGTCAGGACGTCCTCTTCTTCATCGACAACATCTTCCGCTTCACCCAGGCCGGGTCCGAGGTCTCGGCCCTGCTCGGCCGCATCCCCAGCGCCGTGGGCTACCAGCCGACCTTGGCCACGGACCTCGGGGCGCTCCAGGAGCGGATTACCTCCACCACCAAGGGGTCCATCACCGCCGTGGAATGCGTGTACGTCCCGGCCGACGACCTGACCGACCCCGCGCCGGCCACCACCTTCGCCCACCTCGACGGCACCGTGGTGCTCTCGCGGCAGATCGCCGAGCTCGGCATCTACCCCGCGGTGGACCCGCTGGACTCCACCTCCCGGATCCTCGACCCGAACGTCCTCGGCGAGGACCACTACTACGTGGCCCGGCAGGTGCAGCAGACGCTGCAGAAGTACAAGGACCTCCAGGACATCATCGCCATCCTCGGCATGGACGAGCTCTCCGACGAGGACAAGCTCACCGTGCAGCGGGCGCGGAAGATCCAGCGGTTCCTCTCGCAGCCCTTCCACGTGGCGGAGACCTTCACCGGCATGCCCGGCAAGTACTGCAAGGTCGAGGACACCGTCCGCGGGTTCAAGGAGATCCTCGAGGGCAAGCACGACGATCTGCCCGAGCAGGCCTTCTACATGGTCGGGACCATCGAAGAGGCCGTGGAAAAGGCCAAGAAGGCGCAGTCCTGA
- a CDS encoding F0F1 ATP synthase subunit epsilon, translating to MANRILLEVVTPTKSVLSEEVELVTAPGAEGTFGVMANHAPLLATLRAGEMRYASGGGAVRLAISGGFCEISNNRMTVLAESAERAEEIDVERALRAKERAERRLQEAAAQRERIDVARAQAALTRALTRLKVAQRQE from the coding sequence ATGGCGAACCGAATACTGCTGGAAGTGGTGACACCCACGAAGTCGGTCCTGAGTGAAGAGGTCGAGCTGGTGACCGCGCCGGGTGCGGAGGGGACCTTCGGCGTCATGGCCAACCATGCGCCCTTGCTCGCCACCCTTCGCGCTGGCGAGATGCGCTATGCCTCCGGTGGGGGGGCGGTCCGGCTGGCCATCAGCGGCGGCTTTTGCGAGATATCCAACAACCGGATGACCGTCCTGGCGGAATCGGCCGAAAGGGCCGAAGAGATCGACGTCGAGCGGGCGCTTCGCGCCAAGGAGCGCGCCGAGCGGCGACTCCAGGAGGCGGCCGCCCAGCGGGAGCGGATCGACGTGGCCCGCGCCCAGGCGGCGCTCACCCGGGCCCTGACCCGTCTCAAGGTGGCGCAGCGGCAGGAATAG
- a CDS encoding NTP transferase domain-containing protein: protein MGACEARGTGPGWAAVVLAAGQGTRMRSNLPKVLHPLLGRPLVLHVLTALQDLAVDRVVVVVGHGADAVREVLGGLPVSVAVQEAQLGTAHAVAAARPCLEDWRGPVLILCGDTPLVRPETLGAFMAAHLEGGRTLSVLTARVADPAGYGRILRSGEGGRLVRIVEERDAGAAERAVDEINTGIYAVESGFLFRALSAVRPENAQGEYYLTDIVEIGVASGMDVDGEPLASAEEALGVNSRAELARAEAVLLRRLRRRWMDSGVSFELAESVYLEPTVELEADVVVGPHAVLRGRTRVGAGARIGPFALLQDAEVPGGAEVPPFSHLVGRCRAAGG from the coding sequence ATGGGCGCATGCGAGGCACGGGGCACGGGGCCCGGGTGGGCCGCGGTGGTGCTGGCCGCCGGGCAGGGGACGCGCATGCGCTCGAACCTGCCGAAGGTCCTCCATCCCCTGCTGGGCCGCCCCCTGGTGCTCCACGTCCTGACGGCCCTCCAGGATCTCGCGGTGGACCGCGTGGTGGTGGTGGTGGGACACGGGGCCGACGCCGTGCGGGAGGTGCTGGGCGGTCTCCCGGTCTCGGTGGCGGTCCAGGAGGCGCAGCTCGGGACGGCCCACGCCGTGGCCGCGGCCCGGCCCTGCCTCGAGGACTGGCGGGGCCCCGTGCTCATCCTCTGCGGGGACACCCCCCTGGTCCGGCCCGAGACGCTCGGGGCCTTCATGGCGGCCCACCTGGAGGGGGGGCGGACCCTGTCGGTCCTGACCGCCCGGGTGGCGGACCCCGCCGGGTACGGGCGGATCCTCCGGTCCGGGGAGGGCGGGCGGCTCGTGCGCATCGTGGAAGAGCGGGACGCCGGGGCCGCGGAACGGGCCGTCGACGAGATCAATACCGGGATCTATGCCGTGGAGTCGGGGTTCCTCTTCAGGGCCTTGTCCGCGGTCCGGCCCGAAAACGCCCAGGGCGAGTACTACCTCACGGATATCGTGGAGATCGGCGTGGCCTCCGGCATGGATGTCGACGGGGAGCCCCTGGCCTCTGCCGAGGAGGCCCTCGGGGTGAACAGCCGGGCGGAGCTGGCGCGGGCCGAGGCGGTCCTTCTCCGGCGCCTGCGGCGCCGCTGGATGGACTCCGGGGTCAGCTTCGAGCTCGCCGAGAGCGTCTACCTGGAGCCCACCGTGGAGTTGGAGGCCGACGTGGTGGTCGGCCCCCACGCCGTGCTTCGCGGGCGGACCCGGGTGGGGGCGGGCGCGCGCATCGGCCCCTTCGCCCTGCTCCAGGACGCGGAGGTGCCCGGGGGGGCGGAGGTGCCGCCCTTCTCGCACCTCGTGGGCAGGTGCCGGGCGGCCGGGGGCTGA
- a CDS encoding cell division protein ZapB: MESEEFRILEEKVEQLLHLCGQLRIEREDYRRRAEEMGGRLADLEQEVQQLRGERSAVRDRVSALIAKIDQLTGEGRAEAPAPEREGP; encoded by the coding sequence ATGGAGAGCGAGGAATTTCGAATCCTTGAGGAAAAGGTGGAGCAGCTCCTCCACCTGTGCGGGCAGTTGCGGATCGAGCGGGAGGACTACCGGCGGCGGGCCGAGGAGATGGGGGGCCGTCTCGCCGACCTCGAGCAGGAGGTCCAGCAGTTGCGGGGGGAGCGTTCGGCGGTTCGCGACCGGGTTTCGGCGCTCATCGCCAAGATCGACCAGTTGACCGGGGAGGGCCGCGCCGAGGCGCCGGCCCCCGAGCGGGAAGGCCCCTAA
- the zapA gene encoding cell division protein ZapA, with product MPDGRPADPGTVVLELFGQVYHLRAEAEDVDIREVVAHVREKVAEQERLHPGLPPHKLMVLTVLTLAKELVQVRARAERLEAVVSDKARHLAAQIDAVVKVTETAK from the coding sequence ATGCCCGACGGCCGGCCAGCAGACCCCGGGACCGTGGTCCTGGAGCTCTTCGGCCAGGTCTACCATCTCAGGGCCGAGGCCGAGGACGTGGACATCCGGGAGGTCGTGGCCCATGTCCGCGAGAAGGTGGCGGAACAGGAAAGGTTGCACCCGGGCCTGCCGCCGCATAAACTGATGGTGCTGACGGTGCTGACCCTGGCCAAGGAACTGGTGCAGGTACGGGCCCGGGCGGAGCGGCTGGAGGCGGTGGTCTCGGACAAGGCCCGCCACCTGGCGGCCCAGATCGACGCCGTGGTGAAGGTGACCGAGACCGCCAAGTAA
- the rny gene encoding ribonuclease Y gives MEPIYFAIGVVLALAIGVPAGICMARRRMEAARGPAMDEAERIKDAARVEAERIQKEALVRAQEETFRLKQEAEREIRELKAELQDQEKRLLQKAQQIDRKQDLVERREIELLEKEKAHLQAVEALKDREREVEALRVQQLARLEEISGMTAAEAKEQLLQAMEREARQDAARILKNIEAETREAADKKAKEILSLAIARYAGDFVAERTVSVVSLPSDEMKGRIIGREGRNIRAIEAATGVDLIIDDTPEAVLLSAFNPVRREVARIALERLVADGRIHPARIEEVVRKVEKELDVTIRETGEQATFDVGAYEVHPELVKLLGRLRFRTSYAQNVLQHSVEVAFLCGIMASELGLNPKKAKRAGLLHDIGKAVDHEVEGPHAIIGADLAKKYGEAPEIVHAIAAHHEDVPPDTVLAVLVQAADALSGARPGARREMLESYVKRLEDLERLATSFPGVEKSYAIQAGREIRIMVESGKVSDDEAVLLARDVAKKIESEMSYPGQIKVTVIRETRAVEYAK, from the coding sequence ATGGAACCCATATATTTCGCCATAGGCGTCGTCCTGGCCCTGGCCATCGGGGTCCCCGCGGGGATCTGCATGGCCCGCCGCCGCATGGAGGCGGCCAGGGGGCCGGCCATGGACGAGGCCGAGCGCATCAAGGATGCCGCCCGCGTCGAGGCCGAAAGGATCCAGAAGGAGGCCTTGGTCCGGGCCCAGGAAGAGACCTTCCGCCTGAAGCAGGAGGCGGAACGCGAGATCCGCGAGCTCAAGGCGGAACTCCAGGACCAGGAGAAGCGGCTGCTCCAGAAGGCGCAGCAGATCGACCGGAAGCAGGACCTGGTCGAACGCCGGGAGATCGAGCTTCTCGAGAAGGAGAAGGCCCACCTCCAGGCCGTGGAGGCGCTCAAGGACCGGGAACGGGAGGTCGAGGCGTTGCGGGTCCAGCAGCTGGCCCGCCTGGAGGAGATCTCCGGGATGACCGCCGCCGAGGCCAAGGAACAGCTCCTCCAGGCCATGGAGCGGGAGGCCCGGCAGGACGCCGCCCGCATCCTGAAGAACATCGAGGCCGAGACCCGGGAGGCCGCCGACAAGAAGGCCAAGGAGATCCTCTCCCTGGCCATCGCCCGCTACGCGGGCGACTTCGTGGCGGAGCGGACGGTCTCCGTGGTCTCGCTCCCCAGCGACGAGATGAAGGGGCGGATCATCGGCCGCGAGGGGCGCAACATCCGGGCCATCGAGGCGGCGACGGGAGTGGACCTCATCATCGACGACACCCCGGAGGCGGTGTTGCTTTCGGCCTTCAACCCGGTGCGCCGCGAGGTGGCCCGCATCGCCCTCGAGCGGCTGGTGGCCGACGGGCGCATCCACCCGGCCCGGATCGAGGAGGTGGTCCGCAAGGTCGAAAAAGAGCTCGACGTCACCATCCGGGAGACCGGGGAGCAGGCCACCTTCGACGTGGGGGCCTACGAGGTCCACCCGGAGCTGGTGAAGCTCCTCGGGCGGCTGCGCTTCCGGACGAGCTACGCCCAGAACGTCCTCCAGCATTCCGTGGAAGTGGCCTTCCTGTGCGGGATCATGGCCTCGGAGCTCGGCCTGAATCCCAAGAAGGCCAAGCGCGCCGGCCTCCTCCACGACATCGGCAAGGCCGTGGACCACGAGGTGGAGGGCCCCCACGCCATCATCGGGGCCGACCTCGCCAAGAAGTACGGCGAGGCCCCCGAGATCGTCCACGCCATCGCCGCCCACCACGAGGACGTGCCGCCGGACACCGTCCTGGCCGTGCTGGTCCAGGCGGCCGACGCCCTGTCCGGGGCCCGGCCCGGCGCCCGGCGCGAGATGCTGGAGTCCTACGTCAAGCGCCTCGAGGACCTCGAGCGCCTGGCCACGTCCTTCCCGGGCGTGGAGAAGTCCTACGCCATCCAGGCCGGCCGCGAGATCCGTATCATGGTGGAGAGCGGCAAGGTCTCCGACGACGAGGCCGTGCTCCTGGCCCGGGACGTGGCCAAGAAGATCGAGAGCGAGATGAGCTACCCCGGGCAGATCAAGGTGACGGTCATCCGGGAGACCCGGGCGGTGGAGTACGCGAAGTAG